A region of Pyxidicoccus trucidator DNA encodes the following proteins:
- a CDS encoding collagen-like protein: MSRTVRSVLVLLSCCVFVACSSEGPAGPPGPQGPPGPQGQPGPAGGPQGPQGPQGPAGPAGPKGDPGPAGSLGPPICTPGAFFCEDNSLWACTKSGADAVREARCAGGSATNPTGCFTTACVPGDVACCRPTKPVCQWSFTNPASTGTYYAGNVPGELFCTPPSGCAEDTNFTTVLFRGAELACSPEALDYLYVSVDRSQATPGQVFNLPDARVTLLLNTTKRTGGCSQWTGTVTWNAEIPTWRLTFDTTCSESGKGHIRLTGTWSGDT, from the coding sequence ATGTCGCGCACAGTCCGTTCCGTCCTCGTCCTGCTGTCGTGCTGTGTCTTCGTCGCCTGTAGCTCGGAGGGCCCCGCCGGTCCGCCAGGGCCGCAGGGTCCGCCAGGGCCGCAGGGACAACCCGGACCCGCGGGAGGCCCCCAGGGTCCACAAGGCCCCCAGGGTCCCGCCGGGCCCGCGGGCCCCAAGGGAGACCCGGGCCCCGCGGGCTCACTGGGTCCGCCCATCTGCACGCCGGGCGCGTTCTTCTGCGAGGACAACTCGCTCTGGGCCTGCACGAAGTCGGGCGCGGATGCCGTGCGCGAGGCGCGCTGCGCGGGAGGCTCGGCGACGAATCCCACCGGCTGCTTCACCACCGCCTGTGTTCCCGGAGACGTCGCGTGCTGCCGCCCCACGAAGCCGGTGTGCCAGTGGAGCTTCACGAACCCCGCCAGCACCGGGACCTACTACGCCGGCAATGTCCCGGGAGAGCTCTTCTGCACACCGCCCTCGGGCTGCGCGGAGGACACGAACTTCACCACGGTCCTCTTCCGCGGCGCCGAGCTCGCGTGCTCGCCTGAAGCGCTCGACTACCTCTACGTCAGCGTGGACAGGTCCCAGGCCACGCCGGGTCAGGTCTTCAACCTGCCAGATGCGCGAGTGACGTTGTTGCTCAACACCACGAAGCGCACCGGCGGCTGCTCTCAGTGGACGGGCACCGTCACCTGGAACGCGGAAATCCCCACGTGGCGGCTCACGTTCGACACCACCTGCAGCGAGAGCGGCAAGGGCCACATCCGACTCACCGGAACATGGAGCGGCGACACCTGA
- a CDS encoding VOC family protein has translation MVRRMFPMLSTESLDQALSFYRDLLGGTEAFRFPTEGPPVFVTLRLGESELGLGAITDTPPLHGQRLRPAQGHRIELCVYVDDVDATVERLRAAGATIVTEPADQVWGERIAYVMDPDGNLVMLTR, from the coding sequence ATGGTCCGACGCATGTTCCCGATGCTCTCCACCGAGAGCCTCGACCAGGCGCTCTCCTTCTACAGGGACCTGCTCGGCGGCACCGAGGCGTTCCGCTTTCCTACCGAGGGGCCGCCCGTCTTCGTCACACTGCGACTGGGCGAGTCGGAGCTGGGGCTCGGCGCCATCACCGACACGCCACCGCTCCATGGGCAGCGCCTGCGCCCGGCCCAGGGCCACCGCATCGAATTGTGCGTCTACGTCGACGATGTGGATGCCACCGTCGAGCGGCTGCGCGCCGCCGGAGCAACCATCGTCACCGAGCCCGCCGACCAGGTCTGGGGCGAGCGCATCGCCTATGTCATGGACCCGGATGGAAACCTGGTGATGCTCACCCGCTGA
- a CDS encoding alpha/beta hydrolase, giving the protein MGHVHIIRDFASPQEGRTRTVRIYTPDAYDSAPGERFPVLYMHDGQNVFAHPESALFDTWCANHTMERLVSEGRIGPWLIVAVDSTNDRLAEYSPWPEPRSNVPARAGPFVRFLVDTLKPYVDRVYRTRPEPEWTGVMGASLGGLMSLYLGWRYPDHFGRVGALSPSVMWGWNQLFSEWNSHTRKWSRIYLDAGDDETVDPVGYVMRYGEATRDFHRHLQHLGYADHEVRLVLEPGGQHHERDWQRRLPEAMRWLLD; this is encoded by the coding sequence ATGGGACACGTCCACATCATCCGAGACTTCGCCTCGCCCCAGGAGGGGCGCACCCGCACCGTCCGCATCTACACGCCGGACGCCTACGACTCCGCGCCGGGTGAGCGCTTCCCCGTCCTCTACATGCACGACGGGCAGAACGTCTTCGCCCACCCCGAGTCCGCCCTCTTCGACACCTGGTGCGCGAACCACACGATGGAGCGTCTCGTCTCCGAGGGCCGCATCGGCCCGTGGCTCATCGTCGCGGTGGACTCCACGAACGACAGGCTCGCCGAGTACTCCCCGTGGCCCGAGCCGCGCAGCAACGTCCCCGCCCGCGCCGGGCCCTTCGTCCGCTTCCTCGTCGACACGCTCAAGCCCTACGTCGACCGCGTCTACCGCACGCGCCCGGAGCCCGAGTGGACGGGCGTCATGGGCGCGTCACTCGGCGGCCTCATGTCGCTGTACCTCGGCTGGAGGTACCCGGACCACTTCGGCCGCGTCGGCGCGCTGTCTCCCTCGGTGATGTGGGGCTGGAACCAGCTCTTCTCCGAGTGGAACTCCCACACCCGGAAGTGGTCGCGCATCTACCTGGACGCGGGCGACGACGAGACAGTGGACCCCGTGGGCTACGTCATGCGCTACGGCGAGGCCACGCGCGACTTCCACCGTCACCTCCAGCACCTGGGCTACGCCGACCACGAGGTGCGCCTCGTGCTGGAACCCGGGGGCCAGCACCATGAGCGAGACTGGCAGCGCCGGCTCCCCGAGGCGATGCGCTGGCTGCTGGACTGA